The following coding sequences are from one Culex quinquefasciatus strain JHB chromosome 1, VPISU_Cqui_1.0_pri_paternal, whole genome shotgun sequence window:
- the LOC6052165 gene encoding uncharacterized protein LOC6052165, translated as MVIGFPANFAIHLERLNGSAERILQRRLECTSETCLAMVGGARPFATIGNRMYLRYAAAHQTEPASVFTLDEIVAKSFIQIVMQKGLPLRDHINKKIRSLIEAGYLAAVTRIFLAHTRNATRQVEDHVAQVVPLRLSHFQGAYFVLALGCALAAVCCGGEIAIGKVRKRMRRVVVYPFVV; from the exons ATGGTCATCGGTTTTCCGGCCAACTTTGCC ATTCACCTCGAGCGACTGAACGGCTCTGCCGAGCGGATCCTGCAGCGAAGGTTGGAGTGCACTTCCGAGACCTGCCTGGCCATGGTTGGTGGGGCGAGACCCTTTGCCACCATCGGGAATCG CATGTACCTCCGCTACGCGGCCGCCCACCAAACCGAACCGGCCTCCGTCTTCACGCTGGACGAAATCGTCGCCAAGAGCTTCATCCAGATCGTCATGCAGAAGGGACTCCCGCTCAGAGACCACATCAACAAGAAAATCCG ATCCCTCATCGAGGCCGGCTACCTGGCGGCGGTGACGCGAATCTTCCTGGCCCACACCCGGAACGCAACGCGACAGGTCGAGGACCACGTGGCGCAGGTGGTCCCGCTGCGGTTGAGCCACTTTCAGGGTGCGTACTTTGTGCTGGCCCTGGGCTGCGCCCTTGCCGCCGTCTGCTGCGGCGGAGAGATTGCGATTGGGAAGGTTCGGAAGAGGATGCGAAGGGTGGTGGTTTATCCGTTTGTGGTATGA
- the LOC119770898 gene encoding uncharacterized protein LOC119770898: MTCRHCTLTQHIGMSCVENKKLLGQKADLSARLKSASGSTSTSYASVLNGVAPDTNTLLPEFSGTILGPVIPQRPIRSESTGTAPNAPQSGAATSATGHSADGSLNISGDGTSSVHTSGSTDVAEHSAGSEASGGGTSSEVSNTLASETEVSAGSVATAIEGGALIDRPNESELASTSDMLLIPLPPAAPAAEGDNKETEEMETESPSAADDAAELNTPHPKLPCEELNTPHTKLPCEEEDAEMPAVSDLASCESTHSLSSISGTESDGSTRSSEFTAVKKKRRPGRPKKSKV, from the exons ATGACCTGTAGGCACTGCACGCTTACCCAACACATTGGTATGTCGTGCGTGGAGAACAAAAAACTTCTCGGTCAAAAAGCCGATCTCAGCGCCCGCCTGAAAAGTGCGAGCGGATCAACCTCAACTAGCTACGCTAGTGTGCTGAACGGTGTTGCCCCTGACACCAACACATTGCTGCCAGAGTTCAGTGGCACCATCCTCGGTCCGGTCATCCCGCAACGACCGATAAGATCCGAGAGCACGGGCACGGCACCCAACGCCCCTCAGAGCGGAGCGGCAACGAGCGCTACCGGACACTCAGCTGATGGATCGCTTAACATCAGCGGAGACGGTACATCGTCTGTTCACACAAGCGGCTCGACGGACGTTGCCGAACACTCAGCTGGCTCTGAAGCTAGCGGAGGCGGCACGTCGTCCGAGGTTTCGAACACCCTCGCAAGCGAGACAGAGGTCTCAGCTGGATCAGTTGCGACCGCCATCGAAGGTGGTGCGTTGATCGATCGCCCTAACGAGTCTGAGCTCGCCAGCACAAGCGACATGTTACTCATTCCACTCCCCCCTGCTGCACCTGCTGCTGAAGGAGACAACAAAGAAACCGAAGAAATGGAGACCGAAAGCCCGTCTGCTGCCGACGATGCTGCAGAACTCAACACTCCGCACCCGAAGCTGCCGTGTGAGGAACTCAACACTCCGCACACGAAGCTGCCGTGTGAGGAAGAGGACGCAGAAATGCCGGCCGTGTCGGACCTCGCTAGCTGTGAGTCG ACGCACTCGTTGAGTTCCATCTCTGGAACTGAGAGCGATGGAAGTACGCGCTCTAGTGAGTTCACTGCGGTGAAGAAGAAGCGACGACCGGGTCGTCCAAAAAAGTCAAAAGTTTAG